CGTGCTGGTCACGGGGCTCTACCTGTATCTGCCCAGGCGGCGCCGGCCAGGCCGGCCGCAGCCCGGCGAGACGCGCCGCGGCGCGCCCGCCGCACCACGAAGCTAGACGCGGCAGACAACGGCTGGCAGGCCGCGAAGCCGCCCCAAGAAAAAACCCCCGCTTCTTTCGAATGCGGGGGTTTGCGTCACAACGCGGGCGACTTACTGCTTCGCCAGGCGCTGCCAGGTGTCGACCACCGTGTCCGGGTTCAGCGACATCGACAGGATGCCTTCATCCTTGAGCCACTGCGCGAAATCCGGGTGATCGCTGGGGCCCTGGCCGCAGATGCCGACGTACTTGTTGGCCGCCAGGCAAGCCTTGATCGCGCGGCGCAGCATGAACTTGACGGCCTCGTCGCGTTCGTCGAAATCGGCCGCCAGCAGTTCCATGCCGGAGTCGCGGTCCAGGCCCAGGGTCAGCTGGGTCATGTCGTTCGAACCGATCGAGAAGCCGTCGAAGTACTGCAGGAACTCGTCGGCCAGGATGGCGTTGGAGGGCACTTCGCACATCATGATCAGCTTCAGGCCGTTCTCGCCGCGCGCCAGGCCGTGCTTGGCGAGCAGGTTGACCACCTTTTCCGCCTGGCCCAGGGTGCGCACGAACGGCACCATGATCTCGACGTTGGTCAGGCCCATGTCATCGCGCACCTTCTTGAGCGCTTCGCATTCCATGCGGAAGCACTCGGCGAAGTCGTCGGCGATGTAGCGCGAGGCGCCGCGGAAGCCCAGCATCGGGTTCTCTTCCTCGGGCTCGTAGCGCGAACCGCCGACCAGCTTGCGGTACTCGTTGGACTTGAAGTCCGACATGCGCACGATCACGGGCTTCGGGTAGAAGGCCGCCGCGATGGTGGCCACGCCTTCGGCCATCTTCTCGACGAAGAAGGCGCGCGGGCTGGCATGGCCGCGGGCGGCCGATTCCACGGCCTTCTTCAGCTCGCCATCAACGTTCGGGTAGTCCAGCACCGCCTTCGGGTGGATGCCGATGTTGTTGTTGATGATGAATTCCAGGCGTGCCAGGCCGACGCCGCCGTTGGGGATCTGGGCGAAGTCGAACGCCAGCTGGGGGTTGCCCACGTTCATCATGATCTTCAGGTCGATGGCGGGCATTTCGCCGCGGCGCACTTCCTCGACCTCGGTCTCGATCAGGCCGTCATAGATGCGGCCTTCGTCGCCCTCGGCGCACGACACGGTCACGGCCTGGCCTTCCTTGAGCAGGTCGGTGGCGTTGCCGCAACCCACCACGGCCGGAATGCCGAGCTCGCGCGCGATGATGGCCGCGTGGCAGGTACGGCCGCCACGGTTGGTCACGATCGCCGAAGCGCGCTTCATGACGGGTTCCCAGTTGGGATCGGTCATGTCGGTGACCAGCACGTCGCCGGGCTGGACCTTGTCCATGTCGGAGATGTCGCCGACCACGCGCACCGGACCCGAACCGATCTTCTGGCCAATGGCGCGGCCGGTGATCAGGACCTGGCCGGTGGCCTTCAGGCGGTAGCGCTGCTGCACGTCGTTGACGCCCTGCTGCGACTTCACCGTTTCCGGGCGCGCCTGCAGGATGTAGATCTTGCCGTCGACGCCGTCGCGGCCCCACTCGATGTCCATCGGACGGCCGTAGTGCTTCTCGATGATGACGGCGTAGCGCGCCAGTTCGTTGACCTCGTCATCGGTCAGCGAGTAGCGGTTGCGCTCGGACACCGGCACGTCGACCGTGCGCACGGCGCGGCCTTCCGGACGCTCGGGGTCGAATTCCATCTTGATCAACTTGGAGCCGATGCGGCGGCCGACGATCGGGAAATGACCCTGGGCCAGCGTGGGCTTGAAGACGTAGAACTCGTCGGGGTTGACGGCGCCCTGCACCACGGTTTCGCCCAGGCCGTACGACGAGGTGATGAACACCACATCCTGGAAGCCCGATTCGGTGTCGATGGTGAACATCACGCCGGCGCTGCCCTTGTCCGAACGCACCATGCGCTGGATGCCGGCCGACAGGGCCACATCGGCGTGGGCATAGCCCTTGTGCACGCGGTAGGAGATGGCGCGGTCGTTGTAGAGCGAGGCGAACACGTGGCGGATCTTGTCCAGCACGTCATCGATGCCGACGACGTTCAGGAAGGTTTCCTGCTGGCCGGCGAACGAGGCGTCGGGCAGGTCTTCGGCCG
The window above is part of the Achromobacter deleyi genome. Proteins encoded here:
- the ppsA gene encoding phosphoenolpyruvate synthase gives rise to the protein MSYVVLFEQLRMTDVDSVGGKNASLGEMISQLSGAGVRVPGGFATTADAFRDFLQASGLDKRIAERLTTLNPEDVRELANAGAQIRQWIVEAPFSAEFEAQIRDAFAKLDADGKGSFAVRSSATAEDLPDASFAGQQETFLNVVGIDDVLDKIRHVFASLYNDRAISYRVHKGYAHADVALSAGIQRMVRSDKGSAGVMFTIDTESGFQDVVFITSSYGLGETVVQGAVNPDEFYVFKPTLAQGHFPIVGRRIGSKLIKMEFDPERPEGRAVRTVDVPVSERNRYSLTDDEVNELARYAVIIEKHYGRPMDIEWGRDGVDGKIYILQARPETVKSQQGVNDVQQRYRLKATGQVLITGRAIGQKIGSGPVRVVGDISDMDKVQPGDVLVTDMTDPNWEPVMKRASAIVTNRGGRTCHAAIIARELGIPAVVGCGNATDLLKEGQAVTVSCAEGDEGRIYDGLIETEVEEVRRGEMPAIDLKIMMNVGNPQLAFDFAQIPNGGVGLARLEFIINNNIGIHPKAVLDYPNVDGELKKAVESAARGHASPRAFFVEKMAEGVATIAAAFYPKPVIVRMSDFKSNEYRKLVGGSRYEPEEENPMLGFRGASRYIADDFAECFRMECEALKKVRDDMGLTNVEIMVPFVRTLGQAEKVVNLLAKHGLARGENGLKLIMMCEVPSNAILADEFLQYFDGFSIGSNDMTQLTLGLDRDSGMELLAADFDERDEAVKFMLRRAIKACLAANKYVGICGQGPSDHPDFAQWLKDEGILSMSLNPDTVVDTWQRLAKQ